The Akkermansia sp. N21116 genome includes a region encoding these proteins:
- the recN gene encoding DNA repair protein RecN — translation MLTFLKIQNLALVDQLLWEPGEGFSCITGETGAGKSVLIGAIRLVLGERADKSMIRTGEQSCTVEALFNLQADSPVHAMLEQCGLPACEDGVLTVRRILSPSATRQFINDSPSTTAFLKEVGEQLVDMHGPNDNRSLISRERQLSLLDAYGEHTDSLAAYEHVWQEWQKAIRDYQELSRAEEATELEIELLRHQIQEIEDAAFTAEEVETLEERWQRARNASKLRDASARMVLLLGGNESSLLTQFHELVKAGHDLERLDPSTESWLASLNLIDVEIRELEANLDNYAGNLSCDPAEMIALEERIGLLENLKRKYGNSFDGITAHLEQSLARLDRIEHRSERLEILRETVNELKKQVDRAAVKLRLDRKKAAPRLAADIARNLRELGFRQAVVQIELPERQEPGPHGTEDAEFLFGPNPGEPAKPLRVIASSGELARIMLAIKSALADRDSTPLLVFDEIDSNVGGEIARAVGLKMRDLGKKHQVISITHFPQVAGLAASHFLVEKAVVKNRSISRLREVAGDERVSELVRMLGGGGNVARAHAKTLLKI, via the coding sequence ATGCTCACCTTCCTCAAAATCCAGAATTTGGCCCTCGTCGACCAGCTCCTTTGGGAGCCTGGTGAAGGATTCTCGTGCATCACCGGGGAAACCGGCGCCGGCAAATCCGTCCTCATCGGAGCCATCCGCCTCGTCCTGGGTGAACGCGCCGATAAATCGATGATCCGCACCGGAGAACAGTCCTGCACGGTAGAGGCCCTCTTCAATCTCCAGGCGGATTCCCCCGTTCATGCCATGCTGGAGCAATGCGGCCTGCCCGCCTGCGAGGACGGCGTACTCACGGTCCGGCGCATACTTTCCCCCTCGGCCACACGCCAGTTCATCAACGACAGCCCCAGCACGACAGCTTTCCTGAAGGAAGTCGGCGAACAGCTCGTCGACATGCACGGTCCCAACGACAACCGTTCCCTCATCTCACGGGAAAGGCAGCTCTCCCTCCTTGACGCCTATGGAGAACACACGGACTCCCTCGCCGCTTACGAACACGTATGGCAGGAATGGCAGAAAGCCATCCGCGACTACCAGGAACTTTCCCGCGCCGAGGAAGCCACCGAACTCGAAATCGAACTCCTCCGCCACCAGATTCAGGAAATCGAAGATGCCGCGTTCACTGCCGAAGAAGTGGAAACCCTCGAAGAACGCTGGCAGCGTGCACGCAACGCCTCCAAACTCCGCGATGCCTCGGCTCGCATGGTCCTCCTCCTCGGTGGAAACGAATCCTCGCTTCTCACACAGTTCCATGAACTCGTCAAAGCCGGGCACGATCTGGAACGACTCGACCCCTCAACGGAATCCTGGCTCGCCTCCCTCAACCTCATCGATGTCGAAATCCGGGAACTGGAAGCCAACCTCGACAACTACGCAGGCAATCTTTCCTGCGATCCCGCCGAAATGATTGCTTTGGAAGAACGCATCGGGCTTCTGGAAAACCTGAAACGCAAGTACGGCAACTCCTTCGACGGCATCACCGCCCACCTCGAACAGTCCCTGGCCCGCCTCGACCGCATCGAACACCGCTCCGAACGCCTCGAAATCCTTCGGGAAACCGTAAACGAACTCAAAAAACAAGTTGACCGGGCCGCCGTCAAACTTCGCCTCGACCGCAAAAAGGCAGCCCCCAGGCTCGCCGCCGACATCGCGCGCAACCTCCGCGAGCTCGGCTTCCGGCAGGCCGTCGTCCAAATCGAACTCCCCGAACGCCAGGAACCGGGCCCGCATGGCACGGAAGACGCGGAATTCCTCTTCGGCCCCAACCCCGGAGAGCCGGCCAAACCGCTGCGCGTCATTGCCTCCAGCGGAGAACTCGCACGCATCATGCTCGCCATTAAAAGCGCTCTGGCGGACCGCGACTCCACCCCATTGCTCGTATTCGATGAAATCGACTCCAATGTCGGCGGAGAAATCGCCCGTGCCGTCGGACTCAAAATGCGCGATCTCGGGAAAAAACACCAAGTCATTTCCATCACCCACTTCCCTCAAGTGGCCGGCCTCGCCGCCAGCCATTTCCTCGTCGAAAAAGCCGTCGTCAAAAACAGGTCGATCTCCCGTCTCAGGGAAGTCGCCGGCGACGAACGCGTCTCCGAGCTCGTCCGGATGCTCGGCGGAGGCGGAAACGTTGCCAGAGCCCACGCGAAAACACTCCTCAAAATATAG
- the dnaN gene encoding DNA polymerase III subunit beta, producing MKFSIAKDVFLDGLNQVVSVVSSRTTLPILSNVLMQTENGQVRFTATDLDVCITGVVPANILREGAVTLPAKKLLSIIRELPAAEVQVDVNTKNQASVECSRSQFKLNGLPADEFPNLPSFEDAVEFTVEQNILREGIRRTEYAISTDTTRYVLNGISMSFKDGKMTLVATDGRRLAMVENELDFPESQQTESILPTKAVGELRRLLNDVGEVKIRFTHNQAAFEINDTLLISKLIDGNYPNFRQVIPSDYKERIELPCSELLETVRRVSLLSADKSNNVKLTFSTDELEVTSLAEGIGEAHECLTIDYKGRQMSISFNPDFLMAPLKTMSEDTISLYLIDEMSPGVLRSGGEFLYVLMPMRSPN from the coding sequence ATGAAATTCAGCATAGCCAAAGACGTCTTCCTTGACGGACTCAACCAAGTCGTAAGCGTGGTTTCCTCCAGGACCACTCTTCCCATCCTGTCCAACGTCCTGATGCAAACGGAAAACGGCCAGGTGCGCTTTACCGCCACCGACCTGGACGTCTGCATCACGGGTGTCGTTCCAGCCAATATCCTGCGCGAAGGCGCCGTCACCCTGCCGGCCAAAAAGCTCCTGAGCATTATCCGCGAACTTCCCGCCGCGGAAGTCCAGGTAGATGTCAACACGAAGAACCAGGCCTCCGTGGAATGCAGCCGCTCCCAATTCAAACTCAACGGCCTTCCCGCCGACGAGTTCCCAAACCTCCCCTCCTTTGAAGACGCGGTGGAATTCACCGTGGAACAAAACATCCTGCGCGAAGGTATCCGCCGCACGGAATACGCCATCTCCACCGACACCACACGTTATGTACTCAACGGCATCTCCATGTCCTTCAAGGACGGTAAGATGACTCTTGTCGCCACGGATGGCCGCCGCCTCGCCATGGTGGAAAATGAACTGGACTTCCCGGAATCCCAGCAGACGGAATCCATCCTGCCCACCAAGGCCGTCGGCGAACTCCGCCGCCTGCTCAACGATGTCGGCGAAGTCAAAATCCGTTTCACGCATAACCAGGCAGCCTTCGAGATTAATGACACTCTGTTGATCAGCAAACTCATCGACGGCAACTATCCGAACTTCCGCCAGGTCATTCCTTCCGACTACAAGGAACGCATCGAACTGCCCTGTTCCGAACTCCTGGAAACCGTCCGCCGTGTCTCCCTGCTCTCTGCAGACAAGAGCAACAACGTCAAACTCACCTTCTCGACGGACGAATTGGAAGTTACCTCGCTGGCCGAAGGTATCGGGGAAGCCCATGAATGCCTCACAATCGATTACAAGGGTCGCCAAATGTCCATCTCCTTCAATCCGGACTTCCTGATGGCCCCTCTCAAAACGATGTCGGAAGACACCATCAGTCTTTACCTCATCGACGAAATGAGTCCTGGAGTCCTCCGTTCCGGCGGGGAATTCCTCTACGTTCTCATGCCCATGCGCTCCCCGAACTAA